The Mercurialis annua linkage group LG8, ddMerAnnu1.2, whole genome shotgun sequence genome window below encodes:
- the LOC126659521 gene encoding F-box/LRR-repeat protein 25-like: MKNEKKKKANRKLESVGEDHISELPDAVIIHVLSFLPSTKLCVKTSILSKRWQLLWTYVPNIIISQSYDSIRSKLVKRVVEKTLALHSSSKLNEFFIQISSSHELYPSIESWLLFAVGKAVKSLILEFNERHARYLLPQFLYSNSHIRVLNTTLCEFVPDGRISLSALKELTIVRATLNDEVIQNILSGTPVLECLQLAFCYKINSLDLSLKPNLKKLVIYVKEYDPECYGYYFDLKIVGPYVETLRICCSWEFFKFKLMNMSSLVKATLDFEAIDDEYEYIKKSPHMVEELVENVLPAKQLQLTNLCTQALSTLRMDVMASLLSNLKSFDVDCRGEEYLRGIESVLKCSHKLEKFVIFFDYGRSRKSKSDRYRKGYWTNAEIPSCLDTHLKTIEISGLIRTRVVIEYLQFLLKNSRILDKMIIRNSNHKYGMKLAEKWSSFPRSSQQAVFLVATKW; the protein is encoded by the exons ATGAAGaatgagaagaagaagaaagctaATAGGAAACTCGAATCTGTCGGAGAAGATCACATCAGTGAGTTGCCTGATGCCGTTATCATCCATGTCCTCTCGTTTTTGCCATCCACCAAATTATGTGTAAAGActtcaattttgtccaaaagATGGCAACTTCTTTGGACCTATGTGCCTAATATCATTATCTCTCAATCTTATGACTCTATTCGATCAAAACTCGTAAAAAGAGTGGTCGAAAAAACACTAGCCCTCCACTCTTCTTCAAAGCTCAATGAATTCTTCATCCAAATTTCGAGTTCACACGAACTGTATCCTTCAATTGAGTCGTGGCTTCTATTCGCTGTGGGAAAGGCAGTTAAGTCGCTTATATTAGAATTTAATGAAAGGCATGCTCGTTATTTGTTGCCTCAGTTCCTATACTCTAATTCCCATATCCGAGTTTTAAATACTACGCTTTGTGAATTTGTGCCTGATGGGAGAATTTCATTGTCGGCCCTCAAAGAGTTGACCATAGTGCGAGCAACTTTGAATGATGAAGTCATTCAAAATATTTTGTCTGGGACTCCAGTTCTTGAATGCTTGCAACTGGCCTTCTGCTACAAAATCAATTCGCTCGACTTATCTTTAAAACCTAACTTGAAAAAGTTGGTCATATACGTTAAAGAATATGATCCTGAGTGTTACGGGTACTACTTTGATCTTAAAATTGTGGGTCCTTATGTTGAGACATTGAGAATTTGCTGCAGCTGGGAATTTTTCAAGTTTAAGTTGATGAATATGTCATCTTTAGTTAAAGCTACCCTGGATTTTGAAGCTATAGATGATGAGTATGAATATATAAAGAAGAGTCCACATATGGTCGAGGAGCTCGTTGAGAATGTTCTTCCTGCTAAGCAACTACAATTAACAAATTTATGCACTCAG GCTCTCTCAACATTGAGGATGGATGTTATGGCGTCTCTATTATCAAATTTGAAATCTTTTGATGTCGACTGTCGCGGTGAAGAGTACCTCCGTGGGATTGAAAGCGTTCTCAAATGCTCACATAAGCTGGAGAAGTTCGTTATATTTTTCGACTACGGTAGATCCCGTAAG TCAAAATCTGATCGTTACAGAAAGGGTTATTGGACAAATGCAGAGATACCAAGTTGTTTGGATACCCATCTCAAGACCATCGAGATATCCGGCCTGATAAGAACTCGAGTTGTAATCGAATATCTCCAGTTTCTGCTCAAGAATTCAAGGATATTGGACAAGATGATCATACGTAATTCTAACCATAAATATGGTATGAAATTGGCTGAGAAGTGGTCAAGCTTTCCAAGGTCTTCGCAGCAAGCAGTGTTTCTAGTAGCTACTAAATGGTAG
- the LOC126660184 gene encoding uncharacterized protein At4g06744-like, whose product MNSISCYSWFLIFTLIFHSCSSDNVKIEPPKREALEIIIGGGGGYTPPAPPPEDVDGAPSPVCPPPLPPPPMCPPPPPPPRPRKPQLPPNIIRDYKTIQKFKKTITDDPFCITDSWKEGVYNVCATYKGFACEARPDNGVLSLAAANFNGYNFNGPNLQVNSFLDQLPDLSIFHANSNYFTGGVPQRINTKNINFLYELDLSNNKFSGGFPMPVLQAKNLTFLDLRFNTFYGSLPNQVFDLDLDYLFLNNNQFDRNIPDNIGNTPASYLTFANNRFTGPIPRSIGNAKNLREALFLNNKLTGSLPYEIGFLRKTTVLDFSCNALTGPIPYSFGCLANLEFLNLARNQFHGPVPEILCTLPNLQSFSLAGNYLTGVGSQCRNLIQMNILDVKDNCILGLPNQKPPQECIEFFSTRRQYSNEKSMLYIPCQINGYVKGTQSVYRKSGIAAAPPISYNALTPNNKIRV is encoded by the coding sequence ATGAATAGCATTTCTTGCTATTCTTGGTTCTTGATTTTCACACTCATTTTCCATTCTTGTTCTTCCGATAATGTTAAGATTGAACCACCGAAAAGAGAAGCTTTAGAGATTATCATCGGTGGCGGAGGCGGCTACACTCCTCCAGCTCCTCCTCCTGAAGATGTCGACGGGGCTCCTTCACCGGTGTGTCCACCACCGCTTCCACCTCCACCTATGtgtcctcctcctcctccgccACCTCGGCCGCGAAAACCGCAGCTTCCTCCAAATATTATAAgagattacaaaacaattcaGAAATTCAAGAAAACTATTACTGACGATCCTTTTTGTATAACAGATTCATGGAAAGAAGGTGTATACAATGTCTGTGCAACTTACAAGGGCTTTGCTTGTGAAGCACGGCCTGACAATGGAGTTCTTTCATTAGCAGCCGCAAATTTTAACGGCTACAATTTTAACGGTCCAAATTTGCAGGTCAATTCTTTTCTTGATCAGTTACCTGATTTATCAATCTTCCATGCAAACTCAAATTATTTCACCGGCGGTGTTCCACAACGTATAAATACCAAGAACATCAATTTCTTATACGAGCTTGATCTCAGTAACAACAAATTTTCCGGCGGGTTTCCGATGCCAGTTCTTCAAGCAAAGAATTTAACATTCTTAGACCTTAGATTCAACACTTTTTACGGTTCACTTCCGAACCAAGTGTTCGATCTTGATTTAGATTATCTTTTCTTGAACAACAATCAATTTGATCGGAATATTCCTGATAACATCGGAAACACTCCGGCATCATATCTTACGTTTGCTAATAATCGTTTCACCGGTCCAATTCCGAGAAGCATCGGAAATGCTAAAAATCTTCGTGAGGCACTTTTCTTGAATAACAAGTTAACTGGTAGTTTGCCGTACGAGATAGGGTTTCTGAGAAAAACTACAGTTCTTGATTTCAGCTGTAATGCCCTGACAGGCCCGATTCCATATTCCTTTGGATGTTTGGCGAATCTTGAGTTCTTGAACTTAGCCAGGAACCAATTTCACGGTCCGGTACCTGAAATTTTGTGTACACTTCCGAATCTGCAAAGCTTTTCGTTGGCCGGAAACTATCTTACTGGTGTCGGATCCCAATGCAGAAACTTGATTCAGATGAACATTCTTGATGTGAAAGATAACTGCATTTTAGGGCTTCCCAATCAGAAACCGCCGCAAGAATGTATCGAGTTCTTTTCGACGCGGAGGCAATATAGTAACGAGAAATCGATGCTTTATATACCTTGCCAGATAAACGGGTATGTGAAAGGAACACAGAGTGTTTATCGGAAATCCGGCATTGCTGCAGCTCCACCAATATCGTACAATGCTCTCACACCGAATAATAAGATTCGAGTTTGA
- the LOC126660183 gene encoding uncharacterized protein At4g06744-like — protein sequence MNSISCYSWFLIFTLIFHSCFIYEVSSDDVKIEPPKREALEIIIGGGGSYTPPAPPPEDVDGAPSPVCPPPPPPPPMCPPPPPPMHPPPPPPMHPPPPPPMHPPPPPPRPPSPPHLPPNIIRDYNTIQRFKKTITDDPFHIIDSWKEGVFNVCASYQGFACDIRPDNGLLSVAAADFNGYNFNGPNFQLKYFLDHLFDLALFHANSNNFTGGVPQGIDIKNINFFYELDLSNNKFSGGFPMSVLQAKNLTFLDIRFNTFYGSIPSQVFDLDLDVIFLNNNQFDQNIPGNIGNTPALYLTFANNRFTGEIPRSIGRAKNLLEVLFLNNKLTGCLPYEIGFLRKTTVFDVSCNKLTGPIPHSFGCLAKIEYLNLAKNQFYGPVPEMVCTLLNLRNFSLAGNYFTQVGPECRKLIRMKILDIKNNCILGLPNQRSPEECTKFFSTPKQCANDKSMLYIPCQKKGYLSSSQTVYQQSAIAAVPAAAPPRSYDALAPDSKIRFEKRN from the coding sequence ATGAATAGCATTTCTTGCTATTCTTGGTTCTTGATTTTCACACTCATTTTCCATTCTTGCTTCATTTATGAAGTTTCTTCTGATGATGTGAAGATTGAACCACCAAAAAGAGAAGCTCTAGAGATTATCATCGGCGGCGGAGGTAGCTATACTCCTCCGGCTCCTCCTCCTGAAGATGTCGACGGAGCTCCTTCACCGGTGTGTCCACCACCGCCTCCACCTCCACCTATGTGTCCTCCTCCACCTCCACCTATGCATCCTCCTCCACCTCCGCCTATGCATCCTCCTCCTCCGCCGCCTATgcatcctcctcctcctccacctCGGCCGCCTTCTCCGCCGCATCTTCCTCCAAATATTATAAGAGATTACAACACAATTCAAAGATTCAAGAAAACTATCACTGACGATCCTTTTCATATAATAGATTCATGGAAAGAAGGCGTTTTCAATGTCTGTGCAAGTTACCAAGGTTTTGCCTGTGACATACGGCCGGACAATGGACTTCTTTCAGTGGCAGCAGCAGATTTTAACGGCTACAATTTTAACGGCCCAAATTTTCAGCTTAAATATTTTCTTGATCACTTGTTTGATCTAGCCCTCTTCCATGCCAACTCAAATAATTTCACCGGCGGTGTTCCACAAGGTATAGATATCAAGAACATCAACTTCTTCTACGAGCTTGATCTCAGCAACAACAAGTTTTCCGGCGGTTTTCCGATGTCAGTCCTCCAAGCAAAAAATTTAACGTTCTTGGACATCAGATTCAACACTTTTTACGGTTCAATTCCGAGCCAAGTGTTCGATCTTGATTTAGATGTTATTTTCTTGAACAACAATCAATTTGATCAGAACATTCCTGGTAACATCGGGAACACTCCGGCATTATATCTTACGTTTGCTAATAATCGTTTCACCGGTGAAATTCCGAGAAGCATCGGAAGAGCTAAAAATCTTCTCGAGGTACTTTTCTTGAATAACAAGTTAACTGGTTGTTTGCCGTACGAGATAGGGTTTCTGAGAAAAACCACAGTTTTTGATGTTAGTTGTAATAAGCTGACGGGTCCAATTCCACATTCTTTTGGGTGTTTGGCGAAAATTGAGTACTTGAACTTAGCCAAGAACCAATTTTATGGTCCCGTACCGGAAATGGTGTGTACGCTTTTGAATCTTCGGAACTTTTCGCTGGCCGGAAATTATTTTACGCAAGTCGGACCTGAATGCAGAAAATTGATTCGGATGAAGATTCTTGACATAAAAAACAACTGCATTTTGGGTCTTCCGAATCAGAGATCGCCCGAAGAATGTACAAAATTCTTTTCGACACCGAAGCAATGCGCTAATGATAAGTCAATGCTATATATACCTTGCCAAAAGAAAGGGTATTTGAGTTCATCACAAACTGTTTACCAGCAATCTGCCATTGCGGCTGTTCCGGCTGCAGCTCCGCCAAGATCGTACGATGCTCTTGCACCGGATAGTAAGATTcgatttgaaaaaagaaattag